One window from the genome of Musa acuminata AAA Group cultivar baxijiao chromosome BXJ1-4, Cavendish_Baxijiao_AAA, whole genome shotgun sequence encodes:
- the LOC103981638 gene encoding vicilin-like seed storage protein At2g28490: MAVAVGDRAVVALLTLLLLFSVPASGHQERGTEREEAEKVRECGEDATGRGRFILGRTRRVVRTEAGQVRVVSGDRWKGHPSTMHIGFLRLEPNSLFLPQYVDANLIQFVREGEVEAGWIHKDELVQRKLKRGDINVIPAGSPFYIANTNSERSHMVCGIDTSQSLTYNSQQSFFIGGGTNPTSVLAGFDANTLANAFNVTSDQLRPMMRRQSGGPIVHFSGQQEEDLDPNNDDEEAATTWTRKNLLDYLFGRSGREKARSTESHHAPYAFNLYNNEPSFQNSYGWSTAIDEHDYSLLSSCGVGVYLVNLTAGSMMAPHFNPVATEYGVILSGSGSIEVVYPNGSTAMNAEVSEGDVFWIPRYHPFCQVASRGGPMEFFGFTTSSKRNHPQFLAGASSVLRSMSGPELATAFGVSEEQLGRLVKAQRESVILPASNNWDGGRETADERKKEKMVEELLVIKRGFLA; the protein is encoded by the exons ATGGCGGTCGCTGTGGGAGACCGGGCGGTGGTGGCCCTTCTGACGCTGCTGCTGCTCTTCTCGGTGCCGGCGAGCGGACACCAAGAAAGAGGAACAGAGAGAGAAGAGGCAGAGAAAGTTAGAGAGTGCGGAGAAGACGCTACTGGTCGAGGTCGCTTCATACTGGGGAGGACGAGGAGGGTTGTGAGGACTGAGGCCGGCCAAGTTAGGGTCGTGTCCGGTGATCGGTGGAAGGGTCATCCAAGCACCATGCACATCGGTTTCCTGCGCCTGGAGCCCAACAGCCTCTTCCTTCCCCAATACGTCGACGCCAATCTCATCCAATTCGTACGTGAAG GTGAGGTGGAGGCTGGGTGGATTCACAAGGACGAGTTGGTGCAGAGAAAGCTCAAGAGAGGGGACATCAACGTGATCCCTGCCGGATCACCCTTCTACATCGCGAACACTAACTCGGAGAGGTCACACATGGTTTGTGGCATCGACACTTCCCAGAGTTTGACATACAATTCGCAACAA TCGTTCTTCATCGGCGGTGGAACAAATCCAACCTCAGTGCTTGCTGGATTCGATGCCAACACACTCGCAAATGCATTCAAC GTCACCTCTGATCAACTGCGTCCAATGATGCGGAGACAAAGTGGTGGTCCGATCGTTCACTTCAGTGGTCAGCAAGAGGAAGATTTGGATCCCAACAACGATGACGAGGAGGCAGCCACCACATGGACACGGAAGAACCTCCTCGACTATTTATTTGGCAGGAGTGGTCGCGAGAAAGCAAGATCGACTGAATCCCACCACGCCCCGTACGCGTTCAACCTTTACAACAACGAGCCGAGCTTTCAGAATAGCTATGGGTGGAGTACCGCCATTGACGAGCATGACTATTCCCTTCTCAGTAGCTGCGGCGTTGGCGTCTATCTGGTCAATCTCACTGCG GGATCGATGATGGCACCACACTTCAACCCAGTGGCCACCGAGTACGGCGTCATACTGAGCGGCTCCGGTAGCATCGAGGTGGTCTACCCGAATGGTTCGACCGCAATGAACGCCGAGGTGTCGGAGGGCGACGTGTTCTGGATCCCGCGCTACCACCCTTTCTGCCAGGTCGCGTCCCGCGGAGGGCCGATGGAGTTCTTTGGCTTCACAACATCCTCCAAGAGAAATCATCCGCAGTTCCTCGCCGGTGCGAGCTCAGTGCTTCGGAGCATGAGTGGGCCGGAGCTGGCAACAGCCTTCGGGGTGAGTGAGGAGCAGCTGGGGAGGCTTGTCAAGGCCCAGAGGGAGTCCGTTATACTTCCTGCTTCGAACAACT